Proteins co-encoded in one Pogoniulus pusillus isolate bPogPus1 chromosome 15, bPogPus1.pri, whole genome shotgun sequence genomic window:
- the JOSD1 gene encoding josephin-1 yields the protein MSCVPWKGDKTKSESPEPPQQPPLHIYHEKQRRELCALHALNNVFQDSNAFTRETLQEIFQRLSPNTMVTPHKKSMLGNGNYDVNVIMAALQTKGYEAVWWDKRRDVNVIALSNVMGFIMNLPSSLCWGPLKLPLKRQHWICVREVGGTYYNLDSKLKVPEWIGGESELRKFLKHQLRGKNCELLLVVPEEVEAHQSWRADV from the exons ATGAGTTGTGTGCCATGGAAAGGTGACAAGACCAAATCGGAATCACCAGAGCCACCTCAGCAACCACCATTGCATATTTACCATGAGAAGCAGCGTAGGGAGCTGTGTGCCCTCCATGCCCTCAACAATGTCTTCCAGGACAGCAATGCCTTCACCAGGGAAACCCTGCAGGAGATTTTTCAGAG GCTGTCTCCCAACACCATGGTGACACCCCACAAGAAGAGCATGCTGGGAAATGGAAACTATGATGTGAACGTGAtcatggcagcactgcagaccaAAGGCTATGAGGCGGTTTGGTGGGACAAGCGCAG GGATGTTAATGTCATTGCCCTGTCTAACGTGATGGGCTTCATCATGAatctgccctccagcctttGCTGGGGCCCCTTGAAGCTCCCCCTCAAGCGACAGCACTGGATCTGTGTCCGGGAGGTGGGAGGCACCTACTACAACCTTGACTCCAAACTCAAGGTGCCTGAGTGGATTGGAGGTGAAAGTGAGCTCAG GAAATTTTTGAAACACCAGCTGAGAGGAAAGAACTGTGAACTCCTCCTGGTggtgccagaggaggtggaagcaCATCAGAGCTGGAGAGCTGACGTGTGA
- the TOMM22 gene encoding mitochondrial import receptor subunit TOM22 homolog isoform X1: protein MAAAASLSPEELLPKGSSGKAEELEDELEEEDDDEEVLDETLAERLWGLTEMFPESVRSAAGATFDLSLTVAQKMYRFSRAALWIGTTSFMILVLPVVFETEKLQMEQQQQMQQRQILLGPNTGLSGGMPGALPPLSGKI from the exons ATGGCTGCCGCTGCGTCCCTGTCCCCGGAGGAACTGCTGCCCAAGGGCAGCTCGGGCAAGGCCGAGGAGCTGGAGGAcgagctggaagaggaggatgatgaCGAGGAGGTA CTGGACGAGACGCTGGCGGAGCGGCTGTGGGGGCTGACAGAGATGTTTCCCGAGAGCGTCCGCTCGGCGGCTGGAGCTACCTTCGACCTGTCGCTGACAGTAGCGCAGAAGATGTACAG ATTCTccagggcagctctgtggaTTGGGACCACCTCCTTCATGATTCTGGTTCTTCCTGTAGTCTTTGAAACTGAAAAACTGCAGAtggagcaacagcagcagatgcagcagcGACAG ATCCTCCTCGGACCCAATACAGGGCTCTCAGGGGGAATGCCTGGGGCCCTGCCTCCACTGTCTGGAAAAATCTAG
- the TOMM22 gene encoding mitochondrial import receptor subunit TOM22 homolog isoform X2, translating into MAAAASLSPEELLPKGSSGKAEELEDELEEEDDDEELDETLAERLWGLTEMFPESVRSAAGATFDLSLTVAQKMYRFSRAALWIGTTSFMILVLPVVFETEKLQMEQQQQMQQRQILLGPNTGLSGGMPGALPPLSGKI; encoded by the exons ATGGCTGCCGCTGCGTCCCTGTCCCCGGAGGAACTGCTGCCCAAGGGCAGCTCGGGCAAGGCCGAGGAGCTGGAGGAcgagctggaagaggaggatgatgaCGAGGAG CTGGACGAGACGCTGGCGGAGCGGCTGTGGGGGCTGACAGAGATGTTTCCCGAGAGCGTCCGCTCGGCGGCTGGAGCTACCTTCGACCTGTCGCTGACAGTAGCGCAGAAGATGTACAG ATTCTccagggcagctctgtggaTTGGGACCACCTCCTTCATGATTCTGGTTCTTCCTGTAGTCTTTGAAACTGAAAAACTGCAGAtggagcaacagcagcagatgcagcagcGACAG ATCCTCCTCGGACCCAATACAGGGCTCTCAGGGGGAATGCCTGGGGCCCTGCCTCCACTGTCTGGAAAAATCTAG
- the CBY1 gene encoding protein chibby homolog 1, giving the protein MPLFGSTFSPKKTPPRKCASLSNLHMLDRSIREIELGLEYGTPSVNLAGHSLKFENGQWVAESGSFTGDHREMQRLRKRNQQLQEENNLLRLKVDILLDMLSETTAESHLMEKELEELKNHSRRRK; this is encoded by the exons ATGCCCCTCTTCGGGAGCACCTTCAGCCCCAAGAAAACCCCCCCCAGGAAATGCGCCTCTCTCTCCAACCTGCACATG CTGGATAGATCGATCCGTGAGATTGAGCTGGGCCTGGAGTATGGCACCCCCTCCGTGAAccttgctggccacagcctcaagttTGAAAACGGCCAGTGGGTGGCAG AATCAGGAAGCTTCACCGGGGATCACAGAGAAATGCAGCGCTTACGCAAACGAAACCAACAGCTACAGGAAGAAAataacctgctgaggctgaaggTGGATATTCTCCTGGACATG CTCTCTGAGACCACAGCTGAGTCCCACCTGATGGAGAAGGAACTGGAGGAATTGAAGAACCACAGCCGCAGAAGGAAGTGA